Proteins encoded by one window of Drosophila melanogaster chromosome X:
- the Hs3st-B gene encoding heparan sulfate 3-O sulfotransferase-B, isoform A, with amino-acid sequence MRDTAATSAQPAMIVMSIWCSSLSLSSRSLAIALVICVTLVYFSYSFNACLLASISRSLQQSNLRNLLALTSSPRNETNNAANSSSSNSSSSRNSSSTTGAPPAQTVTSSLDGAPKYQLLRQQGLRPSRHLPDTLIIGVKKSGTRALLEFIRLHPDVRAAGSEVHFFDRHYQRGLRWYRHHMPYTIEGQITMEKTPSYFVTKEVPQRVYHMNPATKLLIVVRDPVTRAISDYTQAASKKADMKLFEQLAFVNGSYSVVDTNWGPVKIGVYARYLERWLLYFPLSQLLFISGERLIMDPAYEIGRVQDFLGLKRVVTEKHFYFNATKGFPCLFKSEARSTPHCLGKTKGRNHPHIDPGAIERLREFYRPFNNKFYQLTGINFAWP; translated from the exons ATGCGAGACACGGCAGCCACTAGCGCCCAGCCAGCCATGATTGTGATGAGCATCTGGTGCAGCAGCCTCAGCCTGAGCAGCCGCAGCCTGGCCATCGCCCTGGTGATCTGCGTGACTCTGGTCTACTTCTCCTACAGCTTCAATGCCTGCCTCCTGGCCAGCATCAGTCGCAGTCTGCAGCAG AGCAACTTACGCAATCTACTGGCGCTGACCTCCTCGCCCCGCAACGAGACCAATAACGccgccaacagcagcagcagcaacagcagcagcagcaggaacagcTCATCCACCACCGGTGCTCCGCCGGCACAGACGGTTACTAGCAGCCTGGATGGGGCGCCCAAGTATCAGCTGCTCCGTCAGCAGGGGCTCCGACCATCGCGCCACCTGCCCGACACGCTCATCATTGGCGTGAAGAAGAGCGGGACGCGGGCGCTGCTCGAGTTCATCCGCCTGCATCCGGACGTGCGGGCCGCCGGTTCGGAGGTGCACTTCTTCGACAGGCACTACCAGCGGGGACTACGCTGGTACCGCCACCACATGCCGTACACTATCGAGGGCCAGATCACCATGGAGAAGACGCCCAGCTACTTCGTCACCAAGGAGGTGCCGCAGCGCGTCTACCACATGAATCCGGCAACAAA ATTACTGATTGTGGTGCGGGATCCGGTGACGCGGGCCATCTCCGACTACACACAGGCGGCGAGCAAGAAGGCGGACATGAAGCTCTTCGAGCAGCTGGCCTTCGTCAACGGTAGCTACTCGGTGGTGGACACCAACTGGGGCCCGGTGAAGATCGGCGTCTATGCACGCTATCTGGAGCGCTGGCTGCTCTACTTTCCGCTCTCGCAGCTGCTCTTCATCAGCGGCGAGCGGCTGATCATGGATCCCGCCTACGAGATTGGACGCGTACAGGACTTCCTCGGTCTGAAGCGCGTGGTCACCGAGAAGCACTTCTACTTCAATGCCACCAAGGGCTTCCCCTGCCTCTTCAAGTCGGAGGCACGCTCCACGCCCCACTGTCTGGGTAAGACCAAGGGGCGCAACCATCCGCACATAGATCCCGGGGCCATCGAGCGCCTCCGGGAGTTCTACCGGCCCTTCAACAACAAGTTCTACCAGCTGACGGGCATCAACTTCGCCTGGCCATAG